A genomic region of Pseudomonas sp. MPC6 contains the following coding sequences:
- a CDS encoding non-ribosomal peptide synthetase gives MNAEDSLKLARRFIGLPLEKRQMFLAALHKEGVDFARFPIPAGVEADDRQALSYAQQRMWFLWQLDPQSGAYNLPGAVRLTGRLNLSALEQAFASLVARHETLRTVFQCQADDTLLQVPSSAPLVIDHVDFSALPAKEREQAVAQAAEQQSVLPFDLSVGPLLRVTLLKLAEQEHVLLLTLHHIVSDGWSMNVLIDEFIRCYDAFEAGTQPQLAPLPIQYSDYALWQRRWLEAGEQARQLDYWQAQLGSEHPVLELPTDHPRPAMPSYRGTRYEFAVDAQLAEQLRTTAQKHNITLFMLLLGAFNVLLHRYTGQTDIRVGVPIANRNRADIEGLIGFFVNTQVLRTQLDGQTRVDALLRGIKESALGAQAHQDLPFERLVEALKLERSLSHTPLFQVMYNHQPQVADISTVSTASGLALGVIEWEGRTTQFDLTLDTYEKRGKLHAALTYANDLFDAVTIARMAQHWTHLLQGMVSNSQQRISDLPLLEKTEYQRIVHDWNRADESFAQDLCIHELISQQVAANPTALAVTFAHKQLTYAELDTQANRLAHKLIELGVGPEVRVGVAMQRSDTLLVALLAVLKAGGAYVPLDPDYPAERVAYMLEDSLALVLLTEQSVAATLNVTADTQVVLMEDGPWADYPGSAPVTPVTPDNLAYVIYTSGSTGKPKGVAIAHRNVLALIDWSTSVYRREDIQGVLASTSVCFDLSVWELFVTLANGGSVIIARNALELPQLPARDQVRLINTVPSAINALQRDGQIPPGVRIINLAGEPLKQSLVDALYQQPTVEHVYDLYGPSEDTTYSTWTRREAGGRANIGRPLKHTAGYVLDAELQPVPQGVSAELYLAGAGITRGYLARPGMTAEKYVPNPFASNGERLYRTGDLTRYQADGALQYVGRIDHQVKVRGFRIELGEIEARLLQQDAVGELAVLAQDGINGQQLVAYIVPTDPALLAEIDAQAHLRETLKAALRQHLPDYMVPAFLLFLAQLPLTPNGKLDRKALPAIDGTQQPRQHVAPRSRLEKALAAIWQDVLAIDNVGLEDNFFELGGDSIVSMQVVSRARQAGILLSPKDLFQHQTIRSLAQATRSGEQQSIDQGPATGAVALAPVQQWFFEQAIPERQHWNQSLLLVPRAALNVEALDRALAQLLIHHDSLRLRYQQTANGWQQAYAAPTTESLLWQRQAQSVEALNALCDEAQRSLDLYNGPLLRALLVAMADGSERLLLVIHHLAVDGVSWRVLLEDLQQFYSGHAAMAKTSTYQRWVARLQEHLPAFENSLGQWQTQLQGAPTDLPCDRAHGALEHRFEHKLELRFDAGQTRKLLQQAPAAYRTQVNDLLLTALARAVCHWSGQGSTLIQLEGHGREDLFDDIDLTRTVGWFTSLFPVNLMPASDLGASIKTIKEQLRAVPDKGLGYGALRYLGTPALRAELAALPQPRITFNYLGQFDRQFDDGAMFVPSTEGSGVAQDPLAPLGNWLTVEGQVYGGELSLSWGFSREMFDTATIQRLADDYALELNALIEHCCTVEAPQATPSDFPLARLGQAQLDVLPIDISTLEDLYPLSPMQQGMLFHTLHEPAVGAYISQLRLDIQGLDPQRFAEAWQTALERHDILRSSFHWQGLDTAHQAIVRQVALPLEVLEATDTDALADAERAQGFELGRAPLFRLKLIQTGINDWHLIYTSHHILMDGWSNAQLLAEVIQHYAAGQSLPAPTGQYRDYLGWLQQQSAVAGEQFWKATLAPLDAPTLLAEALRPPVGAEGSEAYRIALDSRATQRLAEFARQQKVTLNTVLQGAWSLLLQRYTGQDCVVFGATVAGRSAPLPGIEEQLGLFINTLPLVCAMKPDQTVSQWLGELQGLNLAMREFEHVPLYDIQGWAGQQGAALFDSLLVFENFPVAEALKQGAPAGLSFANLHNHERTHYPLTLGIELGEGLSLDFSYDTARFSAAQVAELSANLQHLLRQLVALPNAALGALELLDADGKAAVIALSQPAAVELSTTRLVHEQIAAQAAATPDALALRVDGQSLSYGQLNTQANRLAHRLIETGAGPGKRVGLALHRGPQLIVSLLAVLKSGAAYVPLDPKYPAERLAYMIDDSRLDVLLCESGLLEAVPGVRRLRLEDNVGYPDSDPQDHGVAEDLAYIIYTSGSTGQPKGVAIAHAALREFCQTAAGYSGLSAADRVLQFATFSFDGFVEQCFPALCVGAALIMRGDDVWDAGRLAAEIVRHGVTVADLPAAYWYLLARECASGVVSNLGDLRQVHVGGEAMSVEGLRLWHQAGLSPVRLLNTYGPTEATVVSSVHACRLEDASDAFGIPIGRAIAGRALYVLDAAGQLLPTGGVGELCIGANASLAQSYFDRPALTAERFLPDPFAREPGARLYRSGDLARYNAEGNLEYVGRIDHQVKIRGLRIEMGEIEACLQAREEVREAAVIAQDGTHLVAYVVASGVVVSRADYLQGLNTVLRQSLPDYMVPNHLILLAELPLNNNGKLDRKALPRVEAGNAQHDFIAPAEGLETQLALIWQEVLQVERVGRDDNFFELGGHSLLVLQVISRVRQQLQLELSVSSLFSAANLAQFAERAARANISGQPVLQRATADQPQILSYAQQRQWILWQLDPQSPAYNIPAALRLKGPLDRDALRAAFAQLQARHQTLRTTFEQDGLQARAVLHDTLALQLIERPLDQASLDNAVAEEIARPFDLRNGPLWRVLLLQVNANEHVLVLTVHHIAADGWSMQVMVDEFSALYQAAVEGRAANLKSLPVNYSDYARWQRDWLQAGEGARQLSWWREQLAGSQAPLELPSELTRPARRTERGASLALNVDRELLAGLRQLAQAHQVTLFMLLLASFQTLLHRQSGQSGISVGVPSAGRSRLETEGLIGFFINTQVLRAEIDGQQPFSTLLQQVKQVALGAQAHQDLPFEQLVDALQPDRSLNHSPLFQVLYNHQQQLGASVERTVADLRVERLRWQQHTTQFDLVLDTQEQGESLDASLTYATDLYDEASIKRLAEQWLNLLRAVVKDPQQRVAELPLLQAPHCDALIQHWNPAFEAQPLSPTLHQLFEAQAAQQPNAIALVYEGEHLTYAALNAQTNRLARKLREQGVGPEVRVGIATERAMPLVVGLLAILKAGGAYVPLDPQYPAERLSYMIDDSGISLLLTQRHLIDGLPARDGVQVLSLESLQLDAYSADNLPALASRENLAYVIYTSGSTGRPKGALLSHGNVGRLLTATAAQFNFGPDDVWTLFHSYAFDFSVWELFGSLCTGGRLVIVPYYISREPQAFHRLLCDEGVTVLNQTPTAFRQLLPVACASERNMALRQVIFGGEALEVASLRPWFERFGDQQPTLVNMYGITETTVHVTYRAIRQADLDGKAQSPIGLPIRDLRWYLLDSQLQPVPVGVAGELYIAGAGLARGYHGRFGLTAERFVPSPFDAAQRLYRSGDLARQRADGSIDYLGRIDQQVKIRGFRIELGEIEAALLAQPGVRQAVLSVHAGDAGPQLCAYVVAEHTPHDPIAWRDTLRAALKVDLPDYMVPSHWLLLEALPLTGNGKLDRKALPLPDTDDWQRPFEAPEGDLERQLAAIWAEVLGVAQIGRRENFFELGGHSLLAAQASARVELELGIELPLRALFESTDLQAYAAMAGQHAPADNDARLDALESLLDEMEIN, from the coding sequence ATGAATGCTGAAGACTCCTTGAAACTTGCTCGCCGGTTTATCGGGTTGCCGCTGGAAAAGCGCCAGATGTTCCTTGCGGCCTTGCACAAGGAGGGCGTTGATTTCGCCCGCTTCCCGATTCCCGCCGGGGTCGAGGCCGACGATCGCCAGGCGCTGTCGTACGCCCAGCAGCGGATGTGGTTTCTCTGGCAGCTGGACCCGCAAAGCGGCGCGTACAACCTGCCGGGCGCGGTGCGCCTGACCGGGCGGTTGAACCTGTCTGCCCTGGAGCAAGCCTTCGCCAGTCTGGTGGCGCGTCATGAAACCCTGCGCACCGTGTTCCAGTGCCAGGCCGATGACACCTTGCTGCAAGTGCCATCCAGCGCGCCGCTGGTCATAGATCATGTGGATTTCAGCGCCTTGCCGGCTAAAGAGCGCGAACAGGCAGTCGCCCAAGCAGCCGAACAGCAATCCGTGCTGCCCTTTGATCTGTCAGTCGGCCCCTTGCTGCGCGTCACCTTGCTCAAACTCGCCGAGCAGGAGCACGTCCTGCTGCTGACCCTGCACCACATCGTGTCCGACGGCTGGTCGATGAACGTGCTGATCGACGAATTCATCCGCTGCTACGACGCCTTCGAGGCGGGCACCCAGCCGCAACTCGCGCCCTTGCCGATCCAGTACAGCGACTACGCCTTGTGGCAGCGTCGCTGGCTGGAGGCGGGGGAGCAGGCACGTCAGCTCGATTACTGGCAGGCGCAATTGGGCAGCGAACACCCGGTACTGGAGCTGCCCACCGATCACCCGCGCCCGGCGATGCCGAGCTATCGCGGCACCCGCTACGAATTCGCGGTCGACGCGCAATTGGCCGAGCAGCTGCGCACCACGGCGCAGAAGCACAACATCACGTTATTCATGCTGCTGCTCGGCGCCTTCAACGTGCTGCTGCATCGCTACACCGGGCAGACCGACATTCGCGTTGGCGTGCCGATCGCCAACCGCAACCGCGCCGACATCGAAGGCCTGATCGGCTTCTTCGTCAACACCCAGGTGCTGCGCACCCAGCTCGACGGCCAGACCCGCGTCGATGCGTTGCTGCGCGGGATCAAGGAAAGCGCCCTCGGCGCCCAGGCCCATCAGGACCTGCCGTTCGAGCGCCTGGTCGAAGCGCTGAAACTCGAGCGCAGCCTCAGCCACACGCCGCTGTTCCAGGTGATGTACAACCACCAGCCGCAGGTCGCGGATATCTCCACCGTTAGCACTGCGTCCGGCCTGGCGTTGGGCGTGATCGAGTGGGAAGGGCGCACCACGCAATTCGACCTGACCCTGGACACTTATGAGAAGCGCGGCAAGCTGCACGCCGCGCTGACCTACGCCAACGACCTGTTCGACGCTGTCACCATCGCGCGCATGGCGCAGCACTGGACGCACCTGCTGCAAGGCATGGTCAGCAATTCGCAGCAGCGCATCAGCGATTTGCCACTGCTGGAAAAAACCGAATATCAGCGCATCGTGCATGACTGGAATCGCGCAGACGAAAGCTTTGCCCAGGACCTGTGCATTCACGAGCTGATCAGCCAACAAGTCGCGGCAAACCCGACGGCACTGGCGGTGACCTTCGCCCACAAGCAACTGACGTACGCCGAACTCGACACCCAGGCCAATCGCCTGGCCCACAAACTGATCGAGCTGGGCGTCGGCCCGGAAGTCCGGGTCGGCGTGGCCATGCAGCGTTCCGACACGCTGCTGGTGGCGCTGCTCGCGGTACTCAAGGCCGGTGGCGCGTACGTGCCCCTGGACCCGGATTACCCGGCCGAGCGGGTCGCCTACATGCTTGAAGACAGCCTCGCCCTGGTGCTGCTGACCGAGCAATCCGTCGCGGCGACACTGAATGTGACAGCCGACACCCAAGTGGTGCTGATGGAAGACGGGCCATGGGCCGATTACCCCGGCAGCGCCCCGGTGACCCCTGTCACGCCGGACAACCTCGCCTACGTGATCTACACCTCCGGCTCCACGGGCAAACCCAAAGGTGTGGCCATCGCCCACCGCAACGTGCTGGCGCTGATCGACTGGTCGACCTCGGTCTACCGCCGCGAAGACATCCAAGGCGTGCTGGCCTCGACCTCGGTCTGCTTCGACCTGTCGGTGTGGGAGCTGTTCGTCACCCTGGCCAATGGCGGCTCGGTGATCATCGCCCGCAATGCCCTGGAATTGCCGCAACTGCCGGCCCGGGACCAGGTGCGCCTGATCAACACCGTGCCCTCGGCGATCAACGCCTTGCAGCGCGACGGGCAGATTCCGCCGGGCGTGCGCATCATCAACCTCGCCGGCGAACCGCTGAAGCAGAGCCTGGTGGACGCGCTGTATCAGCAGCCCACCGTCGAACATGTCTACGACCTGTACGGCCCCTCGGAAGACACCACCTATTCGACCTGGACCCGCCGCGAGGCCGGTGGCCGCGCGAACATTGGCCGACCGCTCAAGCACACCGCCGGCTATGTCCTCGATGCCGAGCTGCAACCGGTGCCTCAGGGCGTGTCGGCTGAACTGTATCTGGCCGGTGCCGGCATCACCCGCGGTTACCTGGCACGGCCGGGCATGACCGCCGAAAAGTACGTGCCGAACCCGTTCGCCAGCAACGGCGAGCGCCTGTACCGCACTGGCGACCTGACCCGTTATCAGGCCGACGGCGCGCTGCAGTACGTCGGTCGCATCGACCATCAGGTCAAGGTCCGTGGCTTTCGCATCGAGCTGGGGGAGATCGAAGCGCGGCTGTTGCAGCAAGACGCGGTCGGCGAATTGGCGGTGCTGGCGCAGGACGGCATCAATGGTCAGCAACTGGTCGCCTACATCGTACCGACCGATCCAGCGTTGCTGGCTGAGATCGACGCTCAAGCGCACCTGCGGGAAACCCTGAAAGCGGCGCTGCGCCAGCATCTGCCGGACTACATGGTCCCGGCGTTCCTGCTGTTCCTCGCCCAACTGCCGCTGACCCCCAACGGCAAGCTCGACCGCAAGGCCTTGCCGGCCATCGACGGCACTCAACAACCACGGCAACACGTCGCGCCACGCAGCAGGCTGGAGAAGGCCCTGGCGGCGATTTGGCAGGACGTGCTGGCGATCGACAACGTCGGCCTGGAAGACAACTTCTTCGAACTGGGCGGCGATTCCATCGTTTCCATGCAAGTGGTCAGTCGCGCGCGTCAGGCCGGGATCCTGTTGAGCCCCAAGGATCTGTTCCAGCACCAGACCATCCGCAGCCTGGCCCAGGCCACTCGCAGTGGCGAGCAGCAATCGATCGATCAGGGTCCGGCCACTGGCGCGGTGGCGTTGGCGCCGGTGCAACAGTGGTTCTTCGAGCAAGCCATCCCCGAGCGTCAGCACTGGAACCAGTCGCTGCTGCTGGTGCCGCGCGCGGCGTTGAACGTCGAGGCGCTGGATCGCGCCTTGGCGCAACTGCTGATCCATCACGACAGCTTGCGCCTGCGCTACCAGCAGACCGCAAACGGCTGGCAGCAGGCTTACGCCGCGCCGACCACCGAATCGCTGCTGTGGCAGCGTCAGGCGCAGTCGGTGGAGGCACTCAACGCGCTGTGCGACGAAGCCCAACGCAGCCTCGACCTGTACAACGGCCCGTTGCTGCGGGCGCTGCTGGTGGCGATGGCTGACGGCAGCGAGCGGTTGCTGTTGGTCATTCATCACCTGGCGGTGGACGGTGTTTCCTGGCGCGTACTGCTGGAAGATCTGCAGCAGTTCTACAGTGGCCACGCTGCAATGGCGAAAACCAGCACCTACCAGCGCTGGGTCGCCCGTCTGCAGGAGCATTTGCCAGCCTTTGAAAACAGCCTCGGCCAATGGCAGACCCAACTGCAAGGCGCACCCACCGATCTGCCCTGCGATCGTGCGCACGGTGCCCTGGAACACCGTTTCGAGCACAAGCTCGAGCTCAGGTTCGACGCCGGGCAAACCCGCAAACTGCTGCAGCAAGCGCCGGCGGCCTATCGTACCCAGGTCAACGACCTGCTGCTGACCGCATTGGCGCGGGCGGTGTGCCACTGGAGCGGGCAGGGCAGCACGCTGATCCAGCTGGAAGGCCATGGCCGCGAAGACCTGTTCGACGACATCGACCTGACCCGCACCGTCGGCTGGTTCACCAGCCTGTTCCCGGTCAACCTGATGCCTGCCAGCGACCTCGGCGCTTCAATCAAAACCATCAAGGAACAACTGCGCGCCGTGCCGGACAAAGGCCTGGGGTACGGCGCGTTGCGCTACCTCGGCACACCGGCGCTTCGTGCGGAACTGGCCGCATTACCGCAACCGCGCATCACCTTCAACTATCTGGGACAGTTCGATCGTCAGTTCGACGACGGCGCGATGTTTGTCCCGTCCACCGAAGGCAGCGGCGTAGCGCAGGATCCCCTGGCGCCATTGGGCAACTGGCTGACGGTCGAGGGCCAGGTCTACGGTGGCGAGCTGTCACTGAGTTGGGGCTTCAGCCGTGAGATGTTCGACACCGCGACCATCCAGCGCCTGGCCGACGATTACGCGCTGGAACTCAACGCGCTGATCGAACATTGCTGCACCGTTGAGGCACCGCAAGCCACGCCGTCGGACTTCCCTTTGGCGCGGCTCGGTCAGGCACAACTCGACGTGCTGCCGATCGACATCTCGACACTTGAAGACCTTTACCCACTGTCGCCGATGCAGCAAGGCATGCTGTTTCACACCTTGCATGAGCCCGCAGTCGGCGCCTACATCAGTCAGCTGCGCCTGGACATTCAAGGCCTCGATCCGCAGCGCTTCGCCGAGGCCTGGCAGACCGCGCTGGAGCGTCACGACATTCTGCGCAGCAGCTTCCACTGGCAAGGCCTCGACACCGCGCACCAGGCGATTGTCCGTCAAGTCGCATTGCCGCTGGAAGTGCTTGAAGCGACTGACACCGATGCGCTGGCCGACGCCGAGCGCGCCCAGGGTTTTGAATTGGGCCGCGCGCCGCTGTTCCGCCTGAAGCTGATCCAGACGGGCATCAATGACTGGCACCTGATCTACACCAGCCACCACATTTTGATGGACGGCTGGAGCAACGCGCAGTTGCTCGCCGAAGTGATCCAGCATTACGCCGCCGGGCAGTCGCTGCCGGCGCCGACGGGACAATACCGCGACTACCTCGGCTGGTTGCAGCAGCAATCGGCCGTGGCTGGCGAGCAGTTCTGGAAGGCGACATTGGCGCCGCTGGATGCCCCGACCTTGCTGGCCGAAGCCCTGCGTCCACCGGTGGGCGCCGAGGGTAGCGAAGCGTACCGCATCGCCCTCGACAGCCGCGCCACCCAGCGTCTGGCCGAGTTCGCCCGTCAGCAGAAAGTCACCCTCAACACCGTGCTGCAAGGGGCCTGGAGCCTGTTGCTGCAACGCTACACCGGCCAGGACTGCGTGGTGTTCGGCGCCACCGTGGCCGGGCGTTCGGCGCCGCTGCCGGGGATTGAAGAACAGCTCGGGTTGTTCATCAACACGCTGCCGCTGGTGTGCGCGATGAAGCCGGATCAGACCGTCAGCCAATGGCTGGGCGAGCTGCAAGGGCTGAACCTGGCGATGCGCGAGTTCGAGCATGTGCCGCTGTACGACATTCAGGGTTGGGCAGGGCAGCAGGGTGCCGCACTGTTCGACAGCCTGCTGGTGTTCGAAAACTTCCCGGTGGCCGAAGCGCTGAAGCAGGGCGCACCGGCCGGGTTGTCGTTCGCCAACCTGCACAACCACGAGCGCACCCACTATCCGCTGACGCTGGGCATTGAACTGGGCGAAGGTCTGAGCCTGGATTTCAGCTATGACACGGCGCGGTTCAGTGCGGCGCAGGTCGCCGAATTGTCGGCCAATCTGCAGCACCTGCTGAGGCAATTGGTGGCGCTGCCGAACGCGGCGCTTGGCGCGCTGGAGCTGCTCGATGCCGACGGCAAAGCGGCGGTGATCGCGCTCAGCCAACCGGCGGCGGTCGAGTTATCCACAACCCGCCTGGTGCACGAACAAATCGCTGCGCAAGCCGCCGCCACGCCAGATGCCCTGGCATTGCGGGTCGACGGTCAGAGCCTGAGCTACGGTCAGTTGAACACTCAGGCCAATCGCCTGGCCCATCGTCTGATCGAAACCGGTGCCGGCCCTGGCAAGCGCGTCGGCCTGGCCTTGCATCGCGGCCCGCAACTGATCGTCAGCCTGTTGGCGGTGCTCAAAAGCGGCGCGGCCTATGTGCCACTGGACCCGAAATATCCGGCCGAGCGCCTGGCCTACATGATCGACGACAGCCGTCTCGATGTGCTGCTGTGCGAATCCGGTCTGCTGGAAGCTGTGCCCGGTGTGCGGCGTCTGCGCCTTGAAGACAACGTCGGTTACCCGGACAGCGATCCGCAAGACCATGGGGTCGCCGAAGATCTGGCCTACATCATCTACACCTCCGGCTCCACCGGCCAACCCAAGGGCGTCGCCATCGCCCATGCGGCGCTGCGCGAGTTCTGCCAGACCGCCGCCGGTTATTCAGGGTTGTCGGCCGCGGATCGCGTGCTGCAATTCGCGACCTTCAGTTTTGATGGATTCGTCGAGCAGTGCTTCCCGGCGTTGTGCGTCGGCGCGGCGTTGATCATGCGTGGCGATGATGTTTGGGACGCCGGCCGACTGGCCGCCGAAATCGTCCGGCACGGCGTGACGGTCGCCGATTTGCCAGCGGCCTATTGGTACTTGCTGGCGCGCGAATGTGCCAGCGGCGTGGTGAGCAACCTGGGCGATTTGCGCCAGGTGCACGTCGGCGGCGAAGCGATGTCGGTGGAAGGTTTGCGCTTGTGGCATCAGGCCGGTTTGAGCCCTGTACGGTTGCTCAACACCTATGGTCCGACCGAGGCGACCGTGGTATCCAGCGTTCATGCATGCCGTCTCGAAGATGCCAGCGACGCGTTTGGCATCCCGATCGGTCGTGCCATCGCTGGTCGGGCGCTGTACGTGCTGGACGCGGCGGGTCAGTTGCTGCCAACCGGCGGCGTGGGCGAATTGTGCATCGGTGCAAATGCCAGCCTCGCCCAAAGTTACTTCGATCGTCCGGCGCTGACCGCCGAACGTTTCCTGCCGGACCCGTTCGCCCGCGAGCCGGGCGCTCGCCTGTACCGCAGCGGTGACCTGGCGCGTTATAACGCTGAAGGCAATCTGGAATACGTCGGCCGCATCGATCATCAAGTGAAGATTCGCGGTTTGCGCATTGAAATGGGCGAGATCGAAGCCTGCCTGCAAGCCCGTGAGGAAGTGCGCGAAGCGGCCGTCATTGCCCAGGACGGGACGCACCTGGTGGCGTATGTCGTCGCCAGCGGCGTGGTGGTTTCCCGGGCGGATTATCTGCAAGGGCTCAACACCGTTCTGCGTCAGTCGCTGCCGGACTACATGGTGCCGAACCATCTGATCCTGCTGGCCGAATTGCCGCTCAACAACAACGGCAAGCTCGACCGCAAAGCCTTGCCACGCGTTGAAGCCGGCAATGCTCAGCACGATTTCATAGCCCCGGCCGAAGGGCTGGAAACGCAGCTGGCGCTGATCTGGCAGGAGGTGTTGCAGGTCGAGCGCGTGGGCCGCGACGACAACTTCTTCGAGCTGGGCGGGCACTCGTTGCTGGTGCTGCAAGTGATCTCCCGCGTACGTCAGCAGCTGCAGCTTGAACTCTCCGTGAGCAGCCTGTTCTCTGCCGCGAATCTGGCGCAATTTGCCGAGCGTGCTGCACGGGCGAACATCAGCGGGCAACCGGTCCTGCAGCGTGCAACGGCCGATCAGCCTCAGATCCTGTCATACGCCCAGCAGCGTCAATGGATTCTCTGGCAACTGGACCCACAAAGCCCGGCCTACAACATCCCGGCCGCGCTGCGCCTCAAGGGCCCGCTGGACCGCGACGCCCTGCGCGCAGCCTTCGCGCAATTGCAGGCTCGTCACCAGACCTTGCGCACCACCTTTGAACAGGACGGCCTGCAGGCGCGTGCGGTGTTGCATGACACACTGGCCCTGCAACTGATTGAACGCCCACTCGATCAAGCGTCGCTCGACAACGCCGTCGCCGAAGAAATCGCCCGGCCGTTCGACCTGCGCAATGGCCCGCTGTGGCGCGTATTGCTGCTGCAAGTCAATGCCAACGAGCATGTGCTGGTGCTCACCGTGCACCACATCGCCGCCGATGGCTGGTCGATGCAGGTCATGGTCGACGAGTTCAGCGCGCTGTATCAGGCCGCAGTCGAAGGCCGTGCGGCGAACCTCAAGAGCCTGCCGGTGAACTACAGCGACTACGCCCGATGGCAGCGCGACTGGCTGCAAGCCGGCGAGGGCGCCCGGCAATTGAGCTGGTGGCGCGAGCAACTGGCAGGCAGCCAGGCACCGCTTGAACTGCCGAGCGAACTGACCCGTCCGGCCCGTCGCACCGAGCGCGGCGCCAGCCTGGCATTGAACGTTGATCGCGAGTTGCTGGCCGGTTTGCGCCAACTCGCCCAGGCACACCAGGTGACCTTGTTCATGCTGTTGCTGGCAAGCTTCCAGACCTTGCTGCATCGCCAGAGCGGGCAGTCGGGCATCAGCGTCGGCGTACCGAGCGCCGGGCGTTCGCGCCTCGAAACCGAAGGCCTGATCGGCTTCTTCATCAATACCCAGGTACTGCGTGCCGAGATCGACGGGCAGCAACCGTTCAGTACCTTGCTGCAACAGGTCAAGCAGGTTGCACTGGGTGCCCAGGCCCATCAGGACTTGCCGTTCGAGCAGTTGGTCGACGCCTTGCAGCCGGACCGCAGCCTCAATCACAGCCCCTTGTTCCAGGTGCTCTACAACCATCAGCAGCAGTTGGGCGCGAGTGTCGAGCGCACTGTCGCAGACTTGCGGGTCGAGCGCCTGCGGTGGCAACAGCACACCACCCAGTTCGATCTGGTGCTCGACACCCAGGAGCAGGGCGAAAGCCTCGACGCCAGCCTGACCTACGCCACGGATCTGTACGACGAGGCGTCGATAAAGCGCCTCGCCGAGCAGTGGCTGAACCTGTTGCGCGCGGTGGTCAAGGATCCGCAGCAGCGCGTTGCCGAACTGCCGTTGCTGCAAGCGCCGCACTGCGATGCGCTGATCCAGCACTGGAACCCGGCGTTCGAGGCGCAACCGCTGTCGCCCACCTTGCACCAGTTGTTCGAGGCCCAGGCTGCGCAACAGCCGAACGCCATCGCGCTGGTCTACGAAGGCGAACACCTGACCTACGCCGCACTCAATGCCCAGACCAACCGCCTGGCGCGCAAACTGCGCGAGCAGGGCGTCGGTCCCGAGGTGCGGGTCGGCATCGCCACCGAGCGGGCGATGCCGCTGGTGGTCGGCTTGCTGGCGATTCTCAAGGCCGGCGGCGCCTACGTGCCCCTGGACCCGCAATACCCGGCCGAGCGCCTGAGCTACATGATCGACGACAGCGGCATCAGCCTGCTGCTGACTCAACGCCATCTGATCGACGGGTTGCCGGCCCGTGACGGCGTGCAGGTGCTGAGCCTGGAGTCGTTGCAACTGGACGCCTACAGCGCCGACAACCTGCCAGCGCTGGCGTCCCGGGAAAACCTCGCCTACGTCATCTACACCTCCGGTTCCACCGGTCGGCCTAAAGGTGCGTTGCTCAGCCATGGCAACGTCGGGCGTCTGCTCACGGCCACCGCGGCGCAGTTCAACTTCGGCCCGGACGATGTCTGGACCCTGTTCCATTCCTACGCTTTCGACTTCTCGGTGTGGGAGCTGTTCGGTTCGCTGTGCACCGGCGGGCGCCTGGTGATCGTGCCGTATTACATCAGCCGCGAGCCGCAGGCGTTCCACCGCCTGCTCTGTGATGAGGGCGTGACCGTGTTGAACCAGACCCCGACCGCCTTCCGCCAACTGTTGCCAGTGGCCTGCGCCAGCGAACGGAACATGGCGCTGCGCCAGGTGATTTTCGGTGGCGAAGCCCTCGAAGTCGCGAGCCTGCGTCCCTGGTTCGAACGCTTCGGCGACCAGCAGCCGACCCTGGTCAACATGTACGGCATCACCGAAACCACGGTGCACGTCACCTACCGCGCCATCCGCCAGGCCGACCTCGACGGCAAGGCGCAGAGCCCGATCGGCCTGCCGATCCGCGACCTGCGCTGGTACTTGCTCGACAGCCAGTTGCAACCGGTGCCGGTGGGTGTGGCGGGGGAGTTGTACATCGCCGGTGCCGGCCTGGCCCGGGGGTATCACGGGCGTTTCGGCCTGACCGCCGAGCGCTTCGTGCCGAGCCCGTTCGATGCCGCACAACGGCTGTATCGCAGCGGCGACCTGGCGCGTCAGCGGGCCGATGGCAGCATCGATTACCTCGGCCGCATCGACCAGCAAGTGAAGATTCGCGGCTTCCGCATCGAACTGGGGGAAATCGAGGCCGCGTTGCTGGCACAGCCGGGCGTGCGCCAGGCGGTGCTGAGCGTGCACGCGGGCGACGCCGGGCCGCAGCTGTGCGCCTACGTGGTCGCCGAACACACCCCGCACGACCCGATCGCCTGGCGCGACACCCTGCGCGCCGCGCTCAAGGTCGACCTGCCGGACTACATGGTGCCGAGCCACTGGCTGCTGCTGGAGGCCTTGCCGCTCACCGGCAACGGCAAGCTCGACCGCAAGGCCTTGCCGCTGCCCGATACCGACGACTGGCAACGACCCTTCGAAGCCCCTGAAGGCGACCTCGAACGGCAACTGGCGGCGATCTGGGCCGAGGTGCTGGGCGTGGCGCAGATCGGCCGGCGCGAGAACTTCTTTGAACTGGGTGGGCACTCGCTGCTCGCCGCCCAGGCCAGTGCCCGCGTGGAACTGGAATTGGGCATCGAGCTGCCGCTGCGCGCGCTGTTCGAATCCACCGACCTGCAGGCTTATGCCGCCATGGCCGGGCAACACGCCCCGGCTGACAACGATGCACGTCTTGATGCGCTCGAGTCGCTTCTGGACGAGATGGAGATCAACTGA